In Megalops cyprinoides isolate fMegCyp1 chromosome 25, fMegCyp1.pri, whole genome shotgun sequence, a single window of DNA contains:
- the bmt2 gene encoding S-adenosylmethionine sensor upstream of mTORC1, producing the protein MDPANSAQPGERGTEHGHIPIAKSPGGAQKKKIEQEKLSGVVKSVHRKLRRKYREVGDFEKIWREHCEDEETLSEYALAMKNLAHNHWTKSCEGEGRIEWCRSVCQEYFLDGGMKRMLDKDEKTARLGTGKAPATPPYQNNGPHWSSLQTGRIRLLDVGSCFNPFLKFDEFLTVGIDIVPAVESVYKCDFLNLQLQPPLQLERQAVDTFLQQLRSPIDALPAELFNVVVFSLLLSYFPSPYQRWICCKKAHELLTLHGLLLIITPDSSHQNRHAPMMKSWRVAVESLGFKRYKYVKFSHMHLIAFRKASLQTSSDLVSRNYPEMLYIPQDFNGAEEEEDEEARAEAPAPLRSELEEEQLACGFLELPDAPYDSDSGESQSSSVPFQELEDPILLQS; encoded by the exons ATGGATCCCGCGAACAGCGCTCAGCCCGGCGAGAGAGGAACCGAACATGGACACATTCCCATCGCCAAATCACCGGGAGGAGCGCAGAAGAAGAAGATAGAGCAGGAGAAGCTGTCCGGCGTCGTGAAGAGCGTCCACCGCAAACTgcggagaaaatacagagaag tgGGGGATTTTGAGAAGATCTGGCGGGAGCACTGTGAGGATGAGGAGACGCTGAGCGAGTACGCCCTGGCGATGAAGAACCTGGCCCACAACCACTGGACCAAGAGCTGCGAGGGGGAGGGCCGCATCGAGTGGTGCCGCAG tgTTTGCCAGGAGTACTTTCTGGATGGAGGGATGAAGAGGATGCTGGACAAGGATGAGAAGACTGCAAGGCTCGGCACGGGAAAGGCCCCTGCAACCCCACCGTATCAGAACAATGGACCACACTG GTCCagtctgcagacaggaaggatcCGCTTGCTGGATGTGGGCAGCTGTTTCAACCCCTTCCTGAAGTTTGATGAATTCCTCACCGTGGGGATTGACATAGTGCCTGCCGTGGAG agcGTGTACAAGTGCGACTTCCTCAACCTTCAGCTGCAGCCGCCCCTGCAGCTGGAGCGGCAGGCCGTGGACAccttcctgcagcagctgcgcAGCCCCATCGACGCCCTGCCCGCCGAGCTCTTCAACGTGGTGGtgttctccctgctgctgtcGTACTTCCCCTCACCCTACCAGCGCTGGATCTGCTGCAAGAAGGCCCACGAGCTGCTGACGCTGCACGGCCTGCTGCTCATCATCACGCCCGACTCCTCCCACCAGAACCGCCACGCCCCCATGATGAAGAGCTGGCGGGTGGCCGTCGAGTCGCTGGGCTTCAAGAGGTACAAGTACGTCAAGTTCTCGCACATGCACCTGATCGCCTTCCGCAAGGCCTCGCTGCAGACCTCCAGCGACCTGGTGAGCCGCAACTACCCGGAGATGCTGTACATCCCGCAGGACTTCAACGGcgccgaggaggaggaggacgaggaggcgCGCGCGGAGGCGCCGGCGCCCCTGCGCTccgagctggaggaggagcagctggcCTGCGGCTTCCTGGAGCTCCCCGACGCGCCCTATGACTCCGACTCGGGCGAGAGCCAGAGCAGCTCCGTCCCCttccaggagctggaggacccCATCCTGCTGCAGagctga
- the tmem168b gene encoding transmembrane protein 168: protein MDHHSPGVMSLQPSPLMCRSFRYCVSHCLYAAMTKLAEVNKEVSMLSSLRCLGYLASLNLLVAICLGLYVRWEKTSESTILVIFILGLFVLGIASILYYYFAMETASMSLFHLWFGFLLGLLCFLNSPALVDDVKEEATNYLLLTSIIMRTLWALVERLCGFVRYRPVLLTSAESLELLGFAIASTTMLLHEAVSIITLAVALAALIVDLRMKSLLAIPNLACFAVVTSVMFFRSLGISTNAFALACFLSRLLCGPLLDVYFSGLSVTERWLPLLARGRLWRRLSVLPLGLVELAFFSAAAARLGDLGHWYLVIPGFCAAGVFWAVCHTIFIITLWGFHTKLNECQRVYQAQTAGGRSLDRVMASKGMRHFCLISERLAFFSLASTALLGAVSWQPTHGMFMSVFLLVLPVESLVHGLYHELGSCLGGTCVGYAVVIPTNYCSADGQPTLLPPELVQELNLRSTGMLNSVQRFFSHHMIETYGCDYSTSGLALDALQAKLRAFLELRTADGPRHDTYVLYYSGHSHSSGEWALAGGDTLWLDELLEWWREKNSGFCSRLILLLDIEHAQPWVQEVRRVDELYVAVQGAELSPPAADVEESDPPQLGDFTADWVEFNCDPDSGVRWAEPGRGGRRGRGVAAVYGVSKRWSDYTLHLPTGSDVSKHWKTYFPRATYPLVHLANWCGGLSLLWPCSLCLRCLRRFKLTWFPPAVLDTGQGFKLVRS from the exons ATGGACCATCATTCCCCCGGTGTGATGAGCCTGCAGCCGTCTCCGCTGATGTGCAGGTCCTTCCGCTACTGTGTCAGCCACTGTCTGTACGCCGCAATGACTAAACTGGCAGAGGTCAACAAGGAGGTCAGCATGCTGTCATCGCTCCGCTGCCTGGGCTACCTGGCCAGCCTCAACCTGCTGGTGGCCATATGCCTGGGCCTGTACGTCAGATGGGAGAAGACGTCAGAATCCACCATCCTCGTCATTTTCATCCTGGGCCTGTTTGTTCTGGGCATCGCCAGCATATTGTATTACTACTTCGCCATGGAAACGGCCAGCATGAGCCTGTTTCATCTGTGGTTTGGGTTTCTTCTGGGCCTGCTGTGTTTCCTGAACAGCCCTGCTCTGGTGGATGATGTGAAGGAGGAGGCCACCAACTACCTCCTGCTGACCAGCATCATCATGAGGACTCTGTGGGCGCTGGTGGAGAGGCTGTGCGGGTTCGTGCGGTACCGCCCGGTGCTGCTCACCTCGGCCGAGTCCCTGGAGCTGTTGGGCTTCGCCATCGCCAGCACCACCATGCTGCTGCACGAGGCCGTCAGCATCATCACCCTGGCGGTGGCCCTGGCCGCGCTCATCGTCGACCTGCGGATGAAGTCCCTGCTGGCCATCCCCAACCTGGCCTGCTTTGCCGTGGTCACCTCCGTCATGTTCTTCCGCTCGCTGGGCATCTCCACCAACGCCTTCGCCCTGGCCTGCTTCCTCAGCCGGCTGCTCTGCGGCCCCCTGCTGGACGTCTACTTCAGCGGGCTGTCGGTCACCGAGCgctggctccccctgctggcccggGGCCGCCTGTGGCGGCGGCTTTCGGTGCTCCCGCTGGGCCTGGTGGAGCTGGCCTTCTTCTCCGCCGCCGCTGCCCGGCTGGGCGACCTGGGCCACTGGTACCTGGTGATCCCGGGGTTCTGCGCGGCAGGGGTCTTCTGGGCCGTCTGCCacaccatcttcatcatcacccTCTGGGGTTTCCACACTAAGCTGAACGAGTGCCAGAGGGTATACCAGGCCCAGACGGCCGGCGGCCGCAGCCTGGACAGAGTGATGGCCTCCAAGGGCATGCGCCACTTCTGCCTGATCTCAGAGCGCCTGGCGTTCTTCAGCTTAGCCTCCACCGCCCTGCTGGGGGCAGTGTCCTGGCAG CCCACTCACGGGATGTTCATGAGCGTCTTCCTGCTGGTGCTGCCTGTGGAGTCGCTGGTGCACGGTCTGTACCACGAGCTGGGAAGCTGCCTGGGCGGGACCTGTGTGGGCTACGCCGTGGTCATCCCCACCAACTACTGCAG CGCTGACGGCCAGCCCACGCTGCTGCCCCCGGAGCTGGTGCAGGAGCTGAACCTGCGCTCCACGGGCATGCTGAACAGCGTGCAGCGCTTCTTCTCACACCACATGATCGAGACCTACGGCTGCGACTACTCCACCAGCGGCCTGGCGCTGGACGCCCTGCAGGCCAAGCTGCGCGCCTTCCTGGAGCTGCGCACCGCCGACGGGCCCCGGCACGACACCTACGTGCTGTACTACAGCGGCCACTCCCACAGCTCCGGGGAGTGGGCCCTggcag GCGGGGACACGCTGTGGCTGGATGAGCTGCTGGAGTGGTGGCGGGAGAAGAACAGCGGTTTCTGCTCGCGTCTCATCCTGCTGCTGGACATCGAGCACGCGCAGCCCTGGGTGCAGGAGGTGCGGCGCGTGGACGAGCTGTACGTGGCCGTGCAGGGGGCCGAGCTGTCCCCCCCTGCCGCCGACGTGGAGGAGTCCGACCCGCCCCAGCTGGGCGACTTCACCGCCGACTGGGTGGAGTTCAACTGCGACCCGGACAGCGGCGTGCGGTGGGCTGAACCGGGGCGGGGTGGGAGGCGGGGCCGGGGCGTGGCCGCCGTCTACGGCGTCTCCAAGCGCTGGAGCGACTACACGCTGCACCTGCCCACGGGGAGTGACGTCAGCAAGCACTGGAAGACCTACTTTCCCCGCGCCACCTACCCGCTGGTGCACCTGGCCAACTGGTGCGGCGGACTCAGCCTGCTGTGGCCCTGCAGCCTCTGTCTGCGCTGCCTGCGCAGGTTCAAGCTCACCTGGTTCCCCCCGGCCGTGCTGGACACCGGCCAGGGCTTCAAGCTGGTCAGATCCTGA